CGGGCGAGCAGGCGCTGGAGATCTGCGAGCTGCTGGTCCGCTCCAACGCGGTCGACGTCATCGTCGTCGACTCGGTTGCGGCCCTGATTCCACGGGCGGAGATCGAGGGTGAGATGGGCGACACCCACGTCGGCCTACAGGCTCGGCTGATGAGTCAGGCGCTTCGCAAGCTGACCGGTGCGATCAACCGCAGCAAGTGCATGGTCATCTTCATCAACCAGATACGCGAGAAGATCGGCGTCATGTTCGGCAGCCCCGAGACCACGCCGGGTGGCCGGGCCTTGAAGTTCTACAGCTCGATCCGCATCGACGTCCGCCGCACCGGCAGCATCAAGGACGGCGACACGGCGGTCGGGAACCGGACGCGGACGCGTGTGGTCAAGAACAAGATCGCTCCCCCATTCCGCGATGCCGAGTTCGACATCATGTTCGACCGCGGCATCAGCTACGAGGGTGATCTGCTGGACCTTGCCGTGAACGAGGACATCGTCAACAAGAGCGGTGCCTGGTTCAACTACGGCGACACCCGCCTGGGGCAGGGCCGGGAGAACTCGAAGAACTTCTTGCACGAAAACCCGGATCTTTGTGAGGAAATCCGGCACAAGGTGCTCGAAGCCAAGGGTCTGACCAAGCGTTTGGCGGAGGAAGCCGAGGGCTACGACGAGGACCCGGTCGAATCGCCCGATGGTGAGCTGGTTGAGGCGTAAGCGTCTTCAGCTAAGCGAGAATCAGCCGCACCCGATCCCTCGGGTGCGGCTTTTCCTTTGAGTTTCGCTTGTTTTCAGGCTGGTACGTCGAGCTTGAAGCGGCGCATCTTCTTGAAGAGCGTCGCCCGGTTGATGCCCAGCGCCGCGGCGGTCTTCTGGCGTGACCAGTCGTGCCGCTCTAGGGCCGCCAGCAGGACAGGGCGTTCGAGGGCTTCCATCGCGTCTTTCAAGGGAAGATCGAGCACTTTTTCGAGGTCGGCCGAGACGTCGAGCATCGGCGGCTGGTGCAGTGCGGCGGCTCGGATCGGCTCGGGCAGGTCATCGACGTCGATGTCCAGCGATCGGCACAGCACGGCTGCGCGTTCAATGGCGTTCTCGAGCTCGCGGATGTTGCCGGGCCAGTCGTATCTGCCCAGCGCGTCGACGGCACCCGGAGTGAACCCCGCAAGGTCACGGCCGAGGCGTTCCTTGAACCGGCCGAGGAAGTGGTCGGCCAGCAGTGGCACGTCGCCGGCCCGATCCCGCAAGGGTGGCAATTCCACGGAAACGACGTTGATTCGGTAAAACAGGTCCTCTCGGAACTGGCCGGCCTGGACGAGTTCGCCGAGGTCGGCGTTACTGGCGACGACGAACCGCACGTCGGCTCGAACCGGCTTGTTCGAGCCCAGCGGCTCGTAGATCCGTTCCTGCAACACGCGGAGCAGCTTCACCTGCATCGCCAGCGGGGCGGAGTTGATCTCGTCAAGGAAGAGCGTGCCACCCTCCGCGGCGGCGAGTCGACCTTCGCGATCGCGGTCGGCGCCGGTGAAGGCACCCTTCACATGACCGAACAGCTCGGCCTCCAACAGGTTGTCTGGCAACGCGCCGCAGGCGACTTCGACGAACGGCCCGGCGTGTCGGCCGCTGAGTTGGTGGATCGCGCGGGCGAGTTTTGACTTGCCGGTGCCGCTTTCACCGCGGACGAGGACGGTGGTCGGCGTGTCGGCGACGCGGGCGACGGTTTCGAAGACCTCAACCATC
This genomic stretch from Planctomycetota bacterium harbors:
- the recA gene encoding recombinase RecA, with the translated sequence MSVEDVASLRADASAKGTALGRAVQQIERQFGKGSVMKLDGDPQPIDGIPTGSLSLDIALGGAGMPKGRIIEVYGPESSGKTTLALHTIASAQKQNGVCAFIDAEHALDPTWAKRLGVKLDELLVSQPDTGEQALEICELLVRSNAVDVIVVDSVAALIPRAEIEGEMGDTHVGLQARLMSQALRKLTGAINRSKCMVIFINQIREKIGVMFGSPETTPGGRALKFYSSIRIDVRRTGSIKDGDTAVGNRTRTRVVKNKIAPPFRDAEFDIMFDRGISYEGDLLDLAVNEDIVNKSGAWFNYGDTRLGQGRENSKNFLHENPDLCEEIRHKVLEAKGLTKRLAEEAEGYDEDPVESPDGELVEA
- a CDS encoding sigma-54 dependent transcriptional regulator, with the protein product MPTPRLLLLDDDRLLRRSLAQLLRDDGYDVADAAGADDAFALLADQPAQLVVADLAAAGSGFLRRLSRDHPETFSIVLTSFGSIRDAVAATRAGAFNYLVKPIVDDEIRDAVRRALSQQTLLHDNRRLQRELDDALGLGDRAGIVGSDRRMVEVFETVARVADTPTTVLVRGESGTGKSKLARAIHQLSGRHAGPFVEVACGALPDNLLEAELFGHVKGAFTGADRDREGRLAAAEGGTLFLDEINSAPLAMQVKLLRVLQERIYEPLGSNKPVRADVRFVVASNADLGELVQAGQFREDLFYRINVVSVELPPLRDRAGDVPLLADHFLGRFKERLGRDLAGFTPGAVDALGRYDWPGNIRELENAIERAAVLCRSLDIDVDDLPEPIRAAALHQPPMLDVSADLEKVLDLPLKDAMEALERPVLLAALERHDWSRQKTAAALGINRATLFKKMRRFKLDVPA